A genomic region of Bernardetia sp. ABR2-2B contains the following coding sequences:
- a CDS encoding nicotinate phosphoribosyltransferase, whose protein sequence is MKITRNLYSSNLTLLTDLYQLTMAYGYWKAGMTEREAVFNLFFRRNPFKGGYAIACGLSYVIDFLENFNISDEDVAYLSTLKGNDDKALFDPKFLEYLQNLEFTCDVDAVEEGSVVFPQEPLIRIKGSLIQCQILETLLLNMVNFQSLIATKSSRICLAARGEDVLEFGLRRAQGIDGGLAASRAAYIGGCVATSNVLAGKLFDIPVKGTHAHSWVMSFESEIDAFETYAEALPNNCIFLVDTYDTIEGVKHAIKSGNKLKEKGYKFAGIRLDSGDLSYLSIKARELLDEAGFTETSIVASNDLDEHIIDSLKQQDAKINVWGVGTKMVTAYDQPALGGVYKLSALRNKENTAWDYKVKLSEQAIKISTPGIQQVRRFYANGECIGDAIFDEENKPTNDNWTIIDPMDMTRRKKMTSVEGEYKDLLKPIFKDGKCVYEKPDLQTIQAKVKDELKTLHRSIKRFTNPHSYPVGLEKGLYDLKTDLILKLREVE, encoded by the coding sequence ATGAAAATCACTAGAAATTTATACAGTAGCAACCTCACTCTACTAACTGATTTGTACCAACTTACAATGGCATATGGCTATTGGAAAGCTGGAATGACGGAAAGAGAAGCCGTTTTTAATTTATTTTTCCGTCGCAATCCATTCAAGGGAGGTTATGCTATTGCGTGTGGACTTAGCTATGTTATTGATTTTTTGGAAAACTTCAATATTTCTGATGAAGATGTAGCCTATCTTTCTACCTTAAAAGGAAATGACGACAAAGCACTTTTTGACCCAAAATTTTTAGAATACCTTCAAAATCTTGAATTTACGTGTGATGTAGATGCAGTAGAAGAAGGTTCGGTAGTTTTTCCACAAGAGCCACTTATTCGCATTAAAGGTTCACTTATTCAATGTCAAATTTTGGAAACGCTGCTTTTAAATATGGTAAATTTTCAATCTCTTATCGCTACTAAATCTTCACGTATTTGTTTGGCAGCTAGAGGAGAGGATGTTTTGGAGTTTGGTCTTCGAAGAGCGCAAGGAATTGATGGTGGTTTGGCTGCTAGTCGTGCTGCATATATTGGAGGTTGTGTTGCTACTTCGAATGTTTTGGCAGGAAAACTTTTTGATATTCCTGTAAAGGGAACACACGCTCATAGTTGGGTAATGTCCTTCGAATCTGAAATTGATGCTTTCGAAACCTATGCCGAAGCTCTTCCAAATAATTGCATTTTTTTAGTGGATACGTATGATACAATTGAAGGTGTAAAACACGCTATTAAATCGGGAAATAAACTAAAAGAAAAAGGCTATAAATTTGCAGGAATACGCCTAGATTCTGGAGACCTTTCTTATTTGAGTATCAAAGCTAGAGAATTGTTAGATGAGGCAGGTTTTACAGAAACGTCTATTGTAGCAAGTAATGATTTAGACGAACATATTATTGATAGTTTGAAGCAGCAAGATGCCAAAATTAATGTTTGGGGAGTAGGTACAAAAATGGTAACTGCCTATGACCAACCAGCATTGGGAGGAGTTTATAAATTATCTGCACTTAGAAATAAAGAAAATACAGCTTGGGATTATAAAGTGAAGTTATCCGAACAAGCCATCAAGATTTCTACTCCTGGAATTCAGCAAGTTCGTCGTTTTTATGCAAATGGGGAATGTATTGGAGATGCTATTTTTGATGAAGAAAATAAGCCGACAAATGATAATTGGACGATTATTGACCCAATGGATATGACTCGTCGTAAGAAAATGACAAGCGTAGAAGGAGAATACAAAGACCTTTTAAAGCCTATTTTTAAAGATGGAAAATGTGTTTATGAGAAGCCAGACCTTCAAACCATTCAAGCAAAAGTAAAAGATGAATTAAAGACATTACATAGAAGTATCAAACGTTTTACAAATCCACACTCTTATCCTGTTGGCTTAGAAAAAGGATTATACGACTTGAAAACTGACCTTATCTTGAAGTTGAGAGAAGTAGAATGA
- a CDS encoding GNAT family N-acetyltransferase, whose protein sequence is MKIVETERLIIEEAILSDASFFFELLNSPNWLEFIGDRNINSLEDATKYVQESLIDNYEKNSYGFYKMSLRETNQSIGAVGFLKRDYLDFPDIGYAILPNYEGKGYVSEATQAVFEYGKNNLNLKKIVAITTEENLASQRVLSKIGLKFIEKVNVDGEELLYFSI, encoded by the coding sequence ATGAAAATCGTAGAAACAGAAAGGTTAATTATAGAAGAGGCAATTTTGAGTGATGCTTCTTTTTTCTTTGAGCTACTAAACAGCCCAAATTGGCTAGAATTTATAGGTGATAGAAATATCAACTCATTAGAAGATGCTACAAAGTATGTGCAAGAGTCTTTGATAGATAATTATGAAAAAAATAGCTATGGATTTTATAAAATGAGCTTAAGGGAAACTAATCAATCTATTGGAGCAGTTGGTTTTTTAAAACGTGATTATTTAGACTTTCCAGACATTGGATATGCTATTTTACCAAACTATGAAGGAAAGGGATATGTAAGTGAAGCTACACAGGCTGTTTTTGAATATGGGAAAAATAATCTAAACCTAAAAAAAATTGTAGCAATAACAACAGAAGAAAATTTGGCATCACAAAGGGTTTTATCAAAAATAGGATTGAAATTTATAGAAAAAGTAAATGTAGATGGAGAAGAATTACTCTATTTTTCAATATAA
- a CDS encoding carboxypeptidase-like regulatory domain-containing protein translates to MKVQIPEPCHEDWSKMKPQEQGRFCGSCQKLVIDFSQMSDKEIVGYFKESKSKNTCGYFKKSQVDRKLKQPAAPTPIRKFFLKELAVAVFTFFVASNEAKAQGGTYFSEEEIEQSKNNSDTIRKNIIKGKIINGEKNLVNATISIKGTDYKTVSLENGFFSITIPSEIAQNKDNIILIVKYKGLADKEIKVKTSLTNHFLKVDFSEKHITSNEELINALSGQAGGIQIVEDVITVTGNVSSVDGALPGTTIWIKGTTQGTQTDIDGNYTLVAPQKATLVFRFVGYDTQEITLEINQKNVDVKLKEDESLSEVVVAGGACAYNYRWYTPRNLWYSFKNLFRK, encoded by the coding sequence ATGAAAGTACAAATACCAGAGCCTTGTCATGAAGATTGGAGTAAAATGAAACCTCAAGAGCAAGGACGTTTTTGTGGCTCTTGCCAAAAGCTGGTAATTGATTTTTCACAAATGAGTGATAAAGAAATAGTAGGCTATTTTAAAGAGTCCAAATCAAAAAATACGTGTGGTTATTTCAAAAAGAGTCAAGTTGATAGAAAGTTAAAACAACCTGCTGCACCAACTCCTATTAGAAAATTCTTTCTGAAAGAACTGGCAGTAGCTGTTTTTACTTTCTTTGTAGCTTCTAATGAGGCAAAAGCGCAAGGAGGAACTTATTTTTCAGAGGAAGAAATAGAACAAAGTAAAAATAATTCGGATACAATAAGAAAGAATATTATTAAAGGAAAAATAATCAATGGAGAAAAGAATCTAGTAAATGCTACGATTTCTATTAAAGGAACAGATTATAAAACAGTTTCCTTAGAAAATGGCTTCTTTTCAATTACTATTCCTTCTGAAATTGCTCAAAATAAAGATAATATAATTTTGATAGTAAAGTATAAAGGTTTGGCAGATAAAGAAATTAAGGTCAAAACTTCTCTTACCAATCATTTTTTAAAAGTAGATTTTTCAGAAAAACATATAACTAGCAATGAAGAGCTTATCAACGCTCTATCTGGACAAGCTGGAGGAATACAAATTGTAGAAGACGTAATAACAGTAACAGGCAATGTTTCATCAGTAGATGGTGCGCTACCTGGTACAACTATATGGATAAAAGGAACGACTCAAGGAACTCAAACCGATATTGACGGAAATTATACTTTAGTAGCTCCACAAAAAGCAACATTAGTTTTTAGATTTGTCGGCTATGATACACAAGAAATAACTTTAGAAATAAATCAAAAAAATGTTGATGTAAAGCTAAAAGAAGATGAGAGTCTGAGTGAAGTTGTAGTTGCTGGTGGTGCATGTGCATACAACTATAGATGGTACACTCCAAGAAACTTATGGTATAGCTTCAAAAACCTTTTTAGAAAATAA
- a CDS encoding OmpA family protein yields MIKKINIQLLFLIGFFILESNLHYNSVYSQVFLPVDLTEDQSDDKLPVHSIFVGEDNHKWIGTENGVYQIEEVTEGALVNANEFLPKTSILHIKRGLNNKIWFVTYANEVTILDTKTNQQEKQSFDFLDGKIVSNLIFSNKGETTWIASRGNGLWKKSLKKGSKAIKIEVKKNNENISDIVFFGGKLWVTSETGLYYTKNISLTEKKHKFKSVSDFSKGSKMLVYKNQLWVLGYDKKDKGTLKTTKDGKKWTTYALSESFEYQVPKIMSFDNRGNLWVAADRVAKFDFLSKKWTGFGEKQGFQSKSALSLAIDKNDNIWVGTEGRGLFVRVAYPEKLIAKEDGLEQEIETITDLEELKEEKNLSELLKTEETEAIKGKKLRLKVQFKTAKADILPEFENELNELVTFMNKNTEIRILIEGHTAPIGNAQKNQELSEKRAVEVRNYLIKKGISQNRIRTVGYGGTRPISTNREQMKENRRVEVIFVD; encoded by the coding sequence ATGATAAAAAAAATAAATATACAACTTCTGTTTTTGATTGGTTTCTTTATTTTAGAATCTAATTTACATTATAATTCTGTTTATTCACAAGTATTTTTGCCTGTTGATTTGACAGAAGACCAATCTGATGATAAATTACCTGTTCATTCTATTTTCGTAGGCGAAGATAATCATAAATGGATAGGAACAGAAAATGGAGTATATCAAATTGAAGAAGTAACCGAAGGGGCTCTTGTAAATGCAAATGAGTTTTTGCCAAAAACATCTATTCTACACATCAAAAGAGGATTAAATAACAAAATTTGGTTTGTAACCTATGCCAATGAAGTAACTATTTTAGACACCAAAACAAATCAGCAAGAAAAGCAAAGTTTTGATTTTTTAGACGGAAAGATAGTCAGCAATCTAATTTTTTCTAATAAAGGAGAAACGACTTGGATAGCCAGTAGAGGAAATGGATTATGGAAAAAGTCATTAAAAAAAGGTTCAAAGGCTATAAAAATAGAAGTCAAGAAAAACAATGAAAATATAAGTGATATTGTTTTTTTTGGAGGAAAGCTTTGGGTTACTTCTGAAACAGGACTTTATTATACAAAAAATATTTCTTTGACAGAAAAAAAACACAAATTCAAATCTGTATCTGATTTTTCGAAGGGAAGTAAAATGCTAGTTTATAAAAATCAGTTGTGGGTGTTGGGATATGATAAGAAAGACAAAGGAACACTAAAAACCACAAAAGACGGCAAAAAATGGACAACCTATGCGCTTTCAGAATCTTTTGAATATCAAGTTCCTAAGATAATGAGTTTTGATAACAGGGGTAATTTGTGGGTAGCTGCTGATAGAGTTGCAAAGTTTGACTTTTTGAGTAAAAAATGGACAGGATTTGGAGAAAAACAAGGTTTTCAAAGTAAATCTGCACTTTCTTTAGCTATTGATAAAAATGATAATATTTGGGTAGGAACAGAAGGAAGAGGACTTTTTGTGAGAGTAGCTTATCCTGAAAAATTGATAGCAAAAGAGGATGGTTTAGAACAAGAAATCGAAACTATTACTGATTTAGAAGAACTAAAAGAAGAGAAAAATCTATCAGAACTCTTAAAGACAGAAGAAACAGAAGCTATTAAAGGAAAAAAACTACGATTAAAAGTTCAGTTCAAAACTGCAAAAGCTGATATTTTACCAGAGTTTGAGAATGAACTAAATGAGCTTGTTACTTTTATGAATAAAAATACAGAAATAAGAATTTTAATAGAAGGGCATACTGCGCCTATTGGAAATGCTCAAAAAAACCAAGAATTATCCGAAAAAAGAGCTGTTGAGGTAAGAAATTATTTGATTAAAAAAGGTATAAGTCAGAACAGAATCCGAACGGTAGGCTATGGAGGTACTCGTCCAATTTCTACAAACCGAGAACAAATGAAGGAAAATAGAAGAGTAGAAGTTATCTTTGTAGATTAA
- a CDS encoding GRAM domain-containing protein, with protein MPFQLPKNEILQGKWTFHYLSPAKNKYNGILYLTKNNLYFEGNFQIENLSVSAIEGGFVIPLKDINAVAPLKVMFLFNQLHIQMKDKEVHIFDRGVLPVGGVIKKIEENKMQQKT; from the coding sequence ATGCCTTTCCAACTCCCAAAAAACGAAATTTTACAAGGAAAATGGACTTTCCATTATCTTTCTCCTGCCAAAAATAAGTACAACGGGATTCTTTATCTAACAAAGAATAATCTTTATTTTGAAGGAAATTTTCAAATAGAAAACTTGAGTGTAAGTGCTATTGAAGGTGGGTTTGTGATTCCTTTAAAAGATATAAATGCAGTAGCTCCTTTGAAAGTAATGTTTCTTTTCAATCAATTACATATTCAGATGAAGGATAAAGAAGTTCATATTTTTGATAGAGGAGTTTTGCCTGTTGGTGGTGTGATAAAGAAGATTGAGGAAAATAAAATGCAACAAAAAACATAA
- a CDS encoding DUF2279 domain-containing protein has protein sequence MKFLLIAFLLCFISINLFAQDSTKNNNNGDSISFISDNSELSKKTKNKRLSVVILSKSAFYIAGNSYLQFVWYKDHKPVPFHFYNDNKGWLQLDKVGHFYAAYHESKVGYNSLKWADVSDKKAFWYGGFLGLILQTPIEIFDGLYEGYGFSVGDMIANASGSGLFMTQQHFFKEQIILPKFSYSPSPYAKYRPWVLGESHTNRFFQDYNGHTYWFSTNLKRIFKNKNIPSWLNIAFGYSGNGMLAEFENPEFSRGIEMPKLERHRQFLLSLDVDMTKIKTKSKFLKGLLGTINLLKIPAPALEYNKEKGFVVHGIYF, from the coding sequence ATGAAATTTTTACTTATTGCTTTTCTGTTATGCTTTATTTCTATTAATTTATTTGCTCAAGATTCTACTAAAAATAATAATAATGGAGATTCAATCTCCTTTATTTCTGATAATTCAGAATTAAGCAAAAAGACAAAGAACAAAAGATTGTCCGTAGTCATTTTATCAAAAAGTGCTTTTTATATAGCAGGAAATTCGTATCTGCAATTTGTTTGGTACAAAGACCACAAACCAGTTCCTTTTCACTTTTATAATGACAATAAAGGTTGGTTACAACTTGATAAGGTAGGGCATTTTTACGCAGCTTATCATGAAAGTAAAGTAGGTTATAATTCTTTAAAATGGGCTGATGTTTCCGACAAAAAAGCCTTTTGGTATGGTGGGTTTTTGGGTTTGATTTTACAAACTCCTATCGAAATTTTTGATGGCTTGTATGAAGGTTATGGTTTTTCGGTAGGCGATATGATTGCAAATGCTTCTGGTTCTGGGCTTTTTATGACGCAACAGCATTTTTTTAAGGAGCAGATTATTTTGCCCAAATTTTCATACTCTCCTTCCCCTTATGCCAAATATCGTCCTTGGGTATTGGGAGAAAGCCACACAAATCGTTTTTTTCAAGATTACAACGGTCATACCTATTGGTTTTCTACAAATTTAAAACGGATTTTCAAAAATAAAAATATTCCTTCTTGGCTAAATATTGCCTTTGGATATAGTGGAAATGGAATGCTTGCCGAATTTGAAAATCCAGAATTTTCTAGAGGAATAGAAATGCCAAAACTAGAAAGACACAGACAATTTTTGCTTTCACTAGATGTAGATATGACAAAAATAAAAACGAAAAGTAAATTTTTGAAAGGACTTTTAGGAACAATTAATTTGCTCAAAATTCCTGCTCCTGCTTTAGAATACAATAAAGAAAAAGGATTTGTAGTGCATGGGATTTATTTTTAG
- a CDS encoding M28 family peptidase: MFKTTTHKIALSVLFIIFSSSVLQAQQKAQQQDSLLTSYLKYIDEADMKKHLSVLASDEYEGRETGEKGQKMAAEYIANRFKELGLTAPVNGSYFQKFELNKTSLAEFRIETLTGEIELSQNEIIVVNPLQGDRNDEEHDIIFAGYGLEEEGGNGYSSYKSIDVKNKIAVIMIGTPKGKESLIPNKEARKSVYLQMGFKSKLAKEKGAKGIIFVSKKSDFKDFDYNYGHYFKDPKWSVPSSESKEKEDKSEFLMALSTTDKLPNLLGYTDKKWKKVFKKWNKKGKGVQEAQAKISSETKIEKVDTENVLGFLEGTDKKEELIVITAHYDHIGIIDGKIYNGADDDGSGTTAVLELAEAFALAKKQGNPSRRSILFMLVTGEEKGLLGSSYYSENPVFPLKNTVSNLNIDMIGRMDKDHKDDPNYVYIIGSTMLSTELHNLSEASAKMYAPNVKLDYTYNDKDDPNRYYYRSDHYNFAKHDIPVIFYFNGVHADYHQHTDEVDKIHFGKMQEITRLVFATAWNLVNREERIKNDN; this comes from the coding sequence ATGTTTAAAACTACTACACACAAAATTGCACTTTCAGTTTTGTTTATTATCTTTTCTTCTTCTGTTCTTCAAGCCCAACAAAAGGCTCAACAGCAAGATAGTTTGCTGACCAGTTATCTAAAATATATAGATGAAGCAGACATGAAAAAACACCTTTCTGTTTTGGCTTCTGATGAATACGAAGGAAGAGAAACAGGCGAAAAAGGACAAAAAATGGCTGCCGAATACATAGCAAATCGCTTTAAAGAACTTGGACTTACTGCACCAGTAAATGGTTCTTACTTTCAAAAATTCGAACTCAATAAGACCTCATTAGCAGAGTTTAGAATCGAAACACTGACAGGTGAAATCGAATTATCACAAAATGAAATCATTGTAGTAAATCCTCTTCAAGGAGATAGAAACGATGAAGAACACGATATTATCTTTGCAGGTTATGGATTAGAAGAAGAAGGTGGTAATGGATATTCTTCTTATAAATCTATTGATGTGAAAAATAAGATTGCTGTAATTATGATAGGAACGCCAAAAGGTAAAGAGAGCCTAATTCCTAATAAAGAAGCTAGAAAATCTGTTTATTTACAAATGGGTTTTAAGAGCAAACTAGCAAAAGAAAAAGGTGCAAAAGGAATTATTTTTGTTTCTAAAAAGTCAGATTTTAAAGATTTTGACTATAACTACGGACACTATTTCAAAGATCCAAAATGGAGTGTTCCTTCTTCAGAAAGTAAAGAAAAAGAGGATAAGTCAGAGTTTTTAATGGCACTTTCTACAACTGATAAATTACCAAACCTTTTAGGTTATACAGACAAAAAATGGAAGAAGGTATTCAAAAAGTGGAATAAAAAAGGCAAAGGAGTTCAAGAAGCACAAGCAAAAATTTCTTCTGAAACCAAAATTGAAAAAGTAGATACTGAAAACGTATTGGGCTTTTTGGAAGGAACAGATAAAAAAGAAGAACTTATCGTAATTACGGCACACTACGACCACATCGGAATTATTGATGGCAAAATCTATAATGGAGCAGATGATGACGGTTCTGGAACAACAGCAGTTTTAGAACTAGCTGAGGCTTTTGCACTTGCCAAAAAGCAAGGAAATCCTTCAAGAAGAAGTATCTTATTTATGCTAGTTACTGGTGAAGAAAAAGGACTTTTAGGTTCTAGTTATTATTCTGAAAACCCTGTTTTTCCTCTCAAAAATACAGTTTCAAATCTTAATATTGATATGATTGGAAGAATGGATAAAGACCACAAAGATGACCCAAATTATGTCTATATAATCGGTTCGACAATGCTTTCAACAGAATTACATAATCTTAGTGAAGCAAGTGCCAAAATGTATGCACCAAATGTAAAATTAGATTATACTTACAACGACAAAGATGATCCAAATCGTTATTATTACCGTTCAGACCACTATAATTTTGCAAAACATGATATTCCTGTTATTTTTTATTTTAATGGAGTTCATGCAGATTACCACCAACATACCGACGAAGTAGATAAAATTCACTTTGGCAAAATGCAAGAAATTACTCGTTTGGTCTTTGCGACTGCTTGGAATTTAGTAAATAGGGAAGAGCGAATTAAAAACGATAATTAA
- a CDS encoding FAD-binding oxidoreductase, with protein MLKFIKKCEEKLGKKNVRRKSASTPLRTATFDFKTKVKVMLFPTSISQLSKCLKYANKFKIPVHVVSGGYNIGLGSSLPPKENSALIDLSRMNRIVDFSEKMAYITIEAGVTFEQVFNHLEENYSSLMMDSIGSSPQATVVGNAAERGHGMGMYADRFSHVCGFEVMLPTGKIIKTGYNAYQENNKIAPLAKGGIGASLDGLFTQSNLGIITKLTFWLKPKLDFFQTFYFEIDSDDVCGIVSELWRDLRLKGLQASLRIFNDTRLIAFNKQKPTDLEWSEHKRKEFRESFGVENKWIGFGGVYSISKEHAEADREIIKKYIGSLTKNLVFYDDKSLGLAQTEEEKAKVNFFYTTSVLKGYVSDAPLNMCYWRKPQEALQKTNVHKDLCGVLWYCPIIPQTKQDVQKAINIVEKISKKYNLEPNIGFLFVSERAIDITGAICYDREGKEKEEERAMQCHDEIMEAFISQGYAPYRLGIQSMDLMSKLNSENLTFLRQLKNSIDPNNILSKKRYII; from the coding sequence ATGCTAAAATTTATAAAAAAGTGTGAAGAAAAATTAGGAAAAAAAAATGTCAGAAGAAAAAGTGCTAGTACTCCATTAAGAACAGCTACTTTTGACTTTAAAACTAAAGTAAAGGTAATGTTATTCCCTACTTCTATCTCACAGCTATCAAAATGTCTTAAGTATGCGAACAAATTTAAAATACCAGTTCATGTAGTAAGTGGAGGATACAATATTGGACTAGGTTCATCACTACCTCCAAAAGAAAATAGTGCATTGATAGATTTATCAAGGATGAATAGAATTGTTGATTTTAGTGAAAAAATGGCTTATATAACTATTGAAGCTGGAGTTACTTTCGAACAAGTGTTCAATCATTTGGAAGAAAATTATAGTAGCCTTATGATGGATAGTATTGGTTCATCACCACAAGCAACTGTTGTCGGAAATGCAGCAGAAAGAGGACATGGTATGGGAATGTATGCTGACAGGTTTAGTCATGTTTGTGGCTTTGAAGTAATGTTGCCAACTGGAAAAATTATCAAGACAGGATATAATGCTTACCAAGAGAATAATAAAATAGCTCCTTTAGCAAAAGGAGGGATAGGAGCAAGTCTTGATGGTTTGTTTACTCAGTCTAATTTAGGAATCATTACAAAACTTACTTTTTGGCTCAAGCCTAAACTTGATTTTTTTCAAACTTTTTATTTTGAAATAGATTCTGATGACGTTTGTGGAATTGTATCAGAGCTTTGGAGAGATTTACGCTTAAAAGGATTACAAGCTTCTTTAAGAATATTTAATGATACAAGATTAATAGCCTTTAATAAGCAAAAGCCAACTGATTTAGAATGGTCAGAACATAAAAGAAAAGAGTTTAGAGAATCCTTTGGTGTTGAAAATAAATGGATAGGTTTTGGAGGGGTTTATTCAATAAGTAAGGAACATGCTGAAGCTGATAGAGAAATAATTAAAAAATATATTGGAAGTCTAACAAAAAATTTAGTATTTTACGATGATAAAAGTTTAGGTTTAGCTCAAACAGAAGAAGAAAAAGCAAAAGTAAATTTTTTTTATACTACTTCTGTACTTAAAGGATACGTTTCTGATGCACCATTGAATATGTGTTATTGGAGGAAACCTCAAGAGGCTTTACAAAAAACAAATGTTCATAAAGATTTGTGTGGTGTGTTATGGTACTGTCCTATTATCCCTCAGACAAAACAAGATGTCCAGAAAGCTATAAATATTGTAGAAAAAATTAGCAAAAAATACAATTTAGAACCAAATATTGGATTTTTGTTTGTTTCAGAAAGAGCAATAGACATAACAGGTGCAATCTGTTATGACAGAGAAGGAAAAGAAAAAGAAGAAGAAAGAGCCATGCAATGCCATGATGAAATTATGGAAGCATTTATTTCACAGGGCTATGCTCCCTATAGATTAGGAATACAATCTATGGATTTAATGAGTAAGTTGAACTCAGAGAATCTTACTTTTCTTCGACAACTAAAAAACAGCATAGACCCAAATAATATTTTATCCAAAAAAAGATATATTATATAA
- a CDS encoding CDP-alcohol phosphatidyltransferase family protein, with protein sequence MKKHIPNFLTCCNLFFGCIGIIFSFKNSLDIAAYCIGIAAIFDFLDGFVARMLKVSSPIGKELDSLADCVTFGVLPAFILYHLMISASLEKVTQGLVDGQIPTAMDSYLPYVALLIAVFSALRLAKFNVDTRQSDSFIGVPTPANAILIASIPLILLNNPTYSVIILHPILLSVLAIVMSLLLVAELPLFALKFKSFAFKGNEIRYIFLLSSVLLLVFLQFLGVPLVILLYVLLSVVNNIISVKVSDEDNLIEKE encoded by the coding sequence ATGAAAAAGCATATTCCTAATTTTTTGACGTGTTGCAACTTATTTTTTGGTTGTATCGGTATTATTTTTAGCTTCAAAAACTCCCTTGATATTGCTGCTTATTGTATAGGAATTGCAGCTATTTTTGATTTTTTAGATGGTTTTGTAGCAAGAATGTTGAAAGTAAGCTCACCTATTGGAAAAGAACTAGACTCTTTGGCTGACTGCGTAACTTTTGGTGTCTTACCAGCTTTCATCTTGTATCATCTAATGATTTCGGCAAGTTTGGAAAAAGTAACACAAGGCTTGGTGGATGGACAAATTCCGACAGCAATGGATTCTTATCTACCTTATGTTGCACTTCTGATTGCCGTTTTTTCGGCTTTGCGTTTGGCAAAATTCAATGTAGATACTCGTCAGTCAGATTCTTTTATTGGCGTTCCGACTCCTGCAAATGCTATTTTGATTGCTTCGATTCCTTTAATTCTACTCAATAACCCAACGTATTCAGTTATTATTCTACATCCTATTTTACTTTCTGTTTTGGCTATTGTAATGAGTTTGCTTTTGGTGGCAGAACTTCCACTTTTTGCCTTAAAGTTCAAATCTTTTGCTTTTAAAGGAAACGAAATTCGTTATATTTTCCTTCTTTCAAGTGTTCTTTTGCTGGTTTTCTTGCAGTTTTTGGGTGTTCCTTTAGTTATTTTACTTTACGTTTTGCTTTCCGTAGTTAATAATATAATTAGTGTGAAAGTTTCGGATGAAGACAATTTGATTGAGAAGGAATAA